One region of Flavobacterium pisciphilum genomic DNA includes:
- a CDS encoding NRDE family protein: MCTVTFVNSNGKIILTSNRDEKVIRPSAIPPKNYIRKGRHITFPKDSKAGGTWYALDDKGTVLVLLNGASIKHEVILPYRKSRGLIVLDIIEQESPKDFWDVINLENIEPFTLVLYQKNRLFQLRWDGILKETIELSPDESHIWSSVTLYSEEIREKRANWFRSFLTGKSEISSSEMLDFHRYTEKDNTENGLVINRDNELKTLSITQTVIEKNKVMLGYYDLILNLDYLTSFITI; this comes from the coding sequence ATGTGTACAGTAACTTTTGTAAATAGTAACGGAAAAATTATTTTGACTTCCAATCGGGATGAAAAAGTAATACGTCCTAGCGCAATTCCGCCTAAAAACTATATTAGAAAGGGAAGGCATATTACTTTTCCAAAAGATTCAAAAGCAGGAGGGACTTGGTATGCATTGGACGATAAAGGAACTGTTTTGGTGTTGTTAAATGGAGCTTCGATAAAACATGAAGTTATATTGCCATACAGAAAAAGCCGTGGATTAATTGTTTTGGATATTATAGAACAGGAATCACCTAAAGATTTTTGGGATGTAATCAATTTAGAAAATATTGAGCCTTTTACGCTGGTTTTATACCAGAAAAATAGACTTTTCCAATTGCGTTGGGATGGCATCCTAAAAGAAACTATAGAGTTGAGTCCTGATGAAAGCCATATATGGTCTTCGGTTACTTTATATTCAGAAGAAATTAGAGAAAAAAGAGCCAATTGGTTTCGCTCTTTTTTGACAGGTAAAAGTGAAATCTCTTCATCAGAAATGCTAGATTTTCATAGATATACTGAAAAAGATAACACAGAAAACGGATTGGTTATTAATCGCGATAACGAATTAAAAACATTGAGTATTACTCAAACTGTAATCGAAAAAAATAAAGTAATGCTCGGGTATTATGATTTGATTCTAAATCTTGATTACCTAACATCATTTATTACAATTTAA
- a CDS encoding DinB family protein, protein MLLKSINHSLDELTNLLDQLSDKEYSKPCGVLSDSSIGEHVRHILEMFQCLEKSYDSEILNYDNRERDKRIETKVQFAKQFILDVKSGLKRDNKIIYLEHTANGLTFRIQSNYYRELLYNLEHCTHHQALIKVAVLQYDHIVLDKNFGVARSTIEYRNQCVQ, encoded by the coding sequence ATGTTGTTAAAATCAATCAATCACAGTTTAGACGAGTTGACAAATTTGTTAGATCAATTGTCTGATAAAGAATATTCAAAACCTTGCGGAGTTTTAAGTGACTCAAGTATTGGTGAGCATGTTAGACATATTCTTGAAATGTTTCAATGTCTTGAAAAAAGTTATGATTCTGAAATTTTAAATTATGATAATAGAGAGCGTGATAAACGAATCGAAACCAAAGTACAATTTGCAAAACAATTCATTCTAGATGTAAAATCAGGTTTGAAGAGAGATAATAAAATCATTTACTTGGAGCATACGGCGAATGGACTTACGTTTAGAATTCAGAGTAATTATTATAGAGAGCTATTGTATAACTTAGAACATTGCACTCATCATCAAGCGTTGATTAAAGTAGCTGTTTTGCAGTATGATCATATTGTGCTGGATAAGAATTTTGGAGTAGCTCGTTCTACAATTGAATATAGGAATCAATGTGTACAGTAA
- a CDS encoding DoxX family protein: protein MKREYIAWILRVIASAILLQTLYFKFTGAPESIYIFSTLGVEPYGRIGTGIAELIVAILILIPRTTWLGALCGSGVMSGAILSHLFVLGIEVKGDGGFLFGLALTTLICCLGLLYLNRNKIFNLLKTK, encoded by the coding sequence ATGAAAAGAGAATATATAGCTTGGATTCTGAGAGTAATTGCTTCAGCAATTCTGCTACAGACCTTGTATTTTAAATTTACTGGTGCTCCTGAGAGTATTTATATTTTTTCGACTTTAGGAGTTGAACCTTATGGAAGAATTGGAACTGGAATTGCTGAATTAATTGTTGCAATTCTAATTTTAATTCCTAGAACAACGTGGCTTGGAGCTTTATGCGGAAGTGGTGTTATGAGTGGTGCTATTCTTTCGCATTTATTTGTTTTAGGAATTGAAGTTAAAGGCGATGGAGGATTCCTTTTTGGACTTGCCTTAACGACATTAATTTGTTGTTTGGGATTGCTTTATCTAAATAGAAATAAAATATTTAATCTTCTAAAAACGAAATAG
- a CDS encoding YHS domain-containing (seleno)protein: MKKLVIILFVLASINMFSQNDAKRIAQFNLENKVAIQGYDPVAYFKQNKAIKGKDDFTASYMGVTYKFSSASNKDAFIKNPTVYEPQFGGWCAFAMGDSGDKVKINPETFKIIDGKLYLFYNAFFNNTLKSWNKDEANLKAKAENNWKKTYK, translated from the coding sequence ATGAAAAAGCTAGTTATAATACTGTTTGTTTTAGCATCAATTAATATGTTTTCGCAAAATGATGCAAAAAGAATTGCTCAGTTTAATTTAGAGAATAAAGTTGCTATTCAAGGTTACGATCCTGTTGCTTATTTTAAACAAAACAAAGCTATAAAAGGTAAAGATGATTTTACGGCTTCTTATATGGGAGTTACTTATAAATTCTCATCAGCTTCAAATAAAGATGCTTTTATCAAGAATCCTACAGTATATGAACCGCAATTTGGTGGCTGGTGCGCTTTTGCAATGGGAGATTCAGGAGATAAAGTAAAAATTAACCCTGAAACTTTTAAAATTATTGATGGGAAGCTTTATTTATTCTACAATGCCTTTTTTAATAACACTTTAAAAAGTTGGAATAAAGACGAAGCAAATTTGAAAGCTAAAGCTGAGAATAATTGGAAAAAGACATACAAATAA
- a CDS encoding peroxiredoxin-like family protein gives MKKIICIALVAISSMLHAQSMMPKLATDISPLLIGEKIPNTTLKSSENKDITLSDLYKKKKTILVFYRGGWCPYCNAHLSALAEAEQQLVDLGYQIIAISPDSPNNLKTTEEKDKVNYLLLSDSKGELAKAMGIVFEAPENYKPILNVHSNGDNKLFLPVPSVFILNGDGEIRFEYIAPDFKHRISNELLVAVAKTLK, from the coding sequence ATGAAAAAAATAATTTGTATTGCTTTAGTAGCAATAAGTTCAATGCTACATGCTCAAAGCATGATGCCAAAATTGGCAACAGATATTTCACCTTTATTAATAGGTGAAAAAATCCCAAATACCACTTTAAAATCATCAGAGAATAAAGATATTACTCTTTCTGATTTATATAAAAAGAAGAAAACAATTTTAGTTTTTTACCGTGGTGGGTGGTGTCCTTACTGCAACGCACATTTATCTGCCTTGGCGGAAGCGGAACAACAATTAGTAGATTTAGGATATCAAATTATCGCAATAAGTCCTGACTCACCAAATAATTTAAAAACTACCGAAGAGAAAGATAAGGTAAATTATTTATTGCTATCAGATAGCAAAGGGGAGTTAGCAAAGGCAATGGGAATTGTTTTTGAAGCTCCAGAAAACTATAAGCCAATTTTAAACGTACATTCAAATGGAGACAATAAGTTATTCTTACCAGTCCCTTCTGTATTTATTTTAAATGGCGATGGAGAGATTCGATTTGAATATATAGCCCCAGACTTTAAACATCGTATTTCTAACGAATTATTGGTTGCAGTTGCAAAAACTTTAAAATAA